One genomic window of Myxococcales bacterium includes the following:
- the meaB gene encoding methylmalonyl Co-A mutase-associated GTPase MeaB, translated as MSEEAVLALAPGVLRNETRAVARLLRAVDDRVPGYSAALKALFAHTGRAYIVGITGNPGAGKSTLTDRLVMRFQAEGKRVAVLAVDPSSPYSGGAILGDRIRMNRHALDAGVFIRSVATRGHMGGLSRSARDMVRVLDASGADVVLVETVGVGQDEIEITRTAHTTLVVMAPGMGDEVQAIKAGIMESADVFAVNKADRDGVDSTVRDIELMIALGSETMTAVSKSRGHVVHGKALGPPGAPAHERGGASATWTPPITRCVSLRGEGIDELTAHLVAHRAWLEGTVAGQERKAARLAEEVRESLREALIDAATRTLRDELDAAVARVSSKTSDPYTETERLLEAFRGRGAPAPGS; from the coding sequence ATGTCTGAAGAAGCTGTGCTCGCGCTCGCCCCTGGCGTGCTGCGAAACGAGACCCGCGCGGTGGCTCGACTCCTCCGCGCGGTCGACGACCGCGTGCCGGGCTACTCGGCCGCGCTGAAGGCGTTATTTGCGCACACGGGACGTGCCTATATTGTTGGAATTACAGGGAATCCTGGCGCAGGAAAGAGCACGCTGACCGACCGCTTGGTCATGCGCTTCCAGGCCGAAGGCAAGCGCGTCGCGGTGCTCGCGGTCGACCCCTCGAGCCCCTACTCCGGCGGCGCCATCCTCGGCGATCGCATCCGCATGAACCGTCACGCGCTGGACGCGGGCGTGTTCATTCGCTCCGTCGCGACGCGCGGGCACATGGGCGGGCTCTCGCGCTCGGCGCGCGACATGGTGCGCGTGCTCGACGCTTCGGGCGCCGACGTCGTCCTCGTCGAGACCGTGGGTGTCGGGCAAGACGAGATCGAGATCACGCGCACGGCCCACACCACGCTCGTGGTCATGGCCCCGGGCATGGGCGACGAGGTGCAGGCGATCAAGGCGGGCATCATGGAGTCGGCCGACGTGTTCGCGGTCAACAAGGCCGATCGCGACGGCGTCGACTCCACCGTGCGTGACATCGAGCTCATGATCGCGCTCGGCTCGGAGACCATGACGGCGGTGTCCAAGTCCCGCGGGCACGTCGTGCATGGCAAGGCGCTCGGTCCGCCCGGCGCGCCGGCGCACGAGCGCGGAGGCGCCAGCGCCACGTGGACACCGCCCATCACCCGATGCGTGTCGCTGCGGGGCGAGGGGATCGACGAGCTCACGGCGCACCTCGTGGCCCACCGCGCGTGGCTCGAGGGCACGGTGGCGGGGCAGGAGCGGAAGGCCGCGCGGCTCGCCGAAGAGGTCCGCGAGTCGCTGCGCGAGGCCCTCATCGACGCGGCGACGCGGACGCTCCGCGACGAGCTCGACGCGGCGGTCGCGCGCGTGTCCTCCAAGACCTCGGATCCGTACACCGAGACCGAGCGGCTGCTCGAGGCCTTCCGGGGGCGCGGCGCTCCGGCGCCCGGCTCGTGA